The proteins below come from a single Rhodococcus sp. WMMA185 genomic window:
- a CDS encoding 3-oxoacyl-ACP synthase III family protein has product MTHSRFEAIGAYLPEQVVTTDELIGRLAQKPSFDFAAVTGVRERRVRSTSPEASEDSFTLAMNAARDCLSRSRYRAEDLDAIISVSITRSKNGETIYFEPSFASMIAKELGARQVIHFDVSNACAGMLTGTYLLDKMIRSGIIRNGMVVSGEAITPIAETAVKELAGGYDPQFASLSVGDSGSAVILDVSEDERDRIHYVEMMTASEYSDACIGKPSDRTQGVALYTDNRRMHNEDRFKLWTGSQSIFLAEQGRTFADEEFDYVIHHQFGSSAVEFLNALGEREFSTPMPPPLNVIDKYGNTSSTSHFIVLHDHLRQGNIPSGSKVLMVPAASGVVTGYLSATISSLEA; this is encoded by the coding sequence TTGACGCATTCCCGGTTCGAAGCGATCGGTGCCTACCTGCCAGAGCAGGTGGTAACGACCGACGAGTTGATCGGTCGTCTCGCGCAAAAGCCGAGCTTCGACTTCGCGGCGGTGACCGGTGTTCGGGAAAGGCGTGTGCGATCCACGTCGCCGGAGGCCAGTGAGGACTCGTTCACCCTGGCTATGAACGCGGCGCGCGACTGCCTGTCCCGTTCCCGTTATCGGGCAGAGGATCTCGACGCGATCATCTCGGTGTCGATCACCAGAAGCAAGAACGGGGAGACGATCTACTTCGAGCCGTCCTTCGCGTCGATGATCGCGAAGGAACTCGGCGCACGTCAGGTCATTCACTTCGACGTATCCAACGCCTGCGCCGGCATGCTCACTGGTACGTATTTGCTGGACAAGATGATCCGCTCCGGGATCATCCGCAACGGAATGGTCGTCAGTGGAGAGGCGATCACTCCGATCGCGGAGACGGCGGTCAAGGAACTGGCCGGTGGATATGACCCACAGTTCGCTTCTCTGTCGGTCGGAGACTCGGGTAGTGCCGTCATCCTCGACGTGTCGGAGGACGAACGCGACCGAATCCACTACGTCGAGATGATGACCGCGTCGGAGTACTCGGACGCGTGTATCGGGAAGCCGAGCGACCGCACCCAGGGCGTCGCCCTCTACACCGACAACCGGCGAATGCACAACGAAGACCGGTTCAAGCTGTGGACCGGAAGTCAGAGCATCTTCCTGGCCGAACAGGGCCGCACGTTCGCCGACGAAGAGTTCGACTACGTCATCCACCACCAGTTCGGATCGTCGGCGGTGGAGTTCCTCAACGCACTCGGCGAACGCGAGTTCTCCACACCGATGCCGCCGCCGCTCAACGTCATCGACAAGTACGGAAACACCTCATCCACCTCGCATTTCATCGTCCTGCACGACCACTTGCGGCAGGGCAACATCCCGTCCGGGTCGAAGGTGCTGATGGTGCCCGCCGCATCCGGAGTCGTCACCGGGTATCTGTCCGCCACGATCTCATCTCTGGAGGCCTGA
- a CDS encoding fatty acid CoA ligase family protein: MSASVFTRWLDRLSDIASRRPDAAAVTYADGPTDALPGYTDLTFAELDAWSDALAEQFTADGITAGTRTIVLVNPGPELYATLFGLFKAGAVPVVIDPGMGLRPMLRCLSAVDPQAFIGIPQAHAVRVLFRRAFPSVRATVTVGRRWAWGGRTLASAGRTPKRGAPRKVGFTDDDLLMIAFTTGSTGPAKAVELTHGNLEAMLAQTQSMTEVTEDESALVTLPMFGMLYLLLGARIVLPPLIPSQVGATNPLHVVNAINRFDVATLFASPAVLGPLLEHARTHKSTMSTIRAVFSGGAPVPDAVITGLREVLPATAAVHAGYGATEAIPMSSIESRKLLEGLTDQARSGAGTCIGPPVDGVEVRIIAAVDDPLPRWSQAAALDEGVGEIVVSGPNVSTRYYWPPAANLTGKIRDGDRIWHRTGDLGRIDSDGRIWFCGRKSQRVETSAGVLYTVQVEQIFSTVDGVARTALVGVGPRPRQRPVLCVELAAGADPARVLAAVKTRAAENPLTAGIDTVLIHPSFPVDIRHNAKIGREQLAIWAATELDRHAKVPR, from the coding sequence ATGTCCGCATCAGTTTTCACCCGCTGGCTCGATCGACTGTCGGACATCGCCAGCCGCCGACCGGACGCGGCCGCAGTGACCTACGCCGATGGCCCGACCGACGCTCTGCCCGGCTACACAGATCTGACCTTCGCCGAACTCGACGCCTGGTCGGACGCCCTCGCTGAGCAGTTCACCGCTGACGGCATCACGGCAGGCACCCGCACGATCGTGCTCGTCAATCCGGGCCCCGAGTTGTACGCGACATTGTTCGGGCTGTTCAAGGCCGGGGCGGTCCCGGTCGTCATCGACCCCGGAATGGGATTGCGGCCCATGCTGCGCTGCCTGTCGGCCGTCGACCCCCAGGCGTTCATCGGCATCCCGCAGGCCCACGCCGTACGGGTCCTGTTCCGGCGTGCGTTCCCCAGCGTGCGTGCGACGGTCACGGTCGGGCGTCGGTGGGCTTGGGGTGGCCGCACTCTTGCTTCCGCGGGCCGTACCCCCAAACGCGGCGCACCGCGGAAAGTGGGTTTCACCGACGACGATCTGTTGATGATCGCGTTCACGACCGGCTCGACCGGACCGGCGAAAGCGGTCGAACTCACGCACGGCAACCTCGAGGCGATGCTGGCGCAGACCCAATCGATGACCGAGGTGACCGAGGATGAGTCCGCGCTGGTCACCCTTCCGATGTTCGGAATGCTCTACCTGCTCCTCGGTGCCCGAATCGTCCTCCCGCCACTGATTCCCAGCCAGGTCGGTGCCACCAATCCGCTGCACGTAGTCAACGCGATCAACCGGTTCGATGTGGCCACGTTGTTCGCCTCGCCTGCGGTACTCGGCCCGCTACTCGAGCACGCCCGCACCCACAAGTCGACGATGTCGACGATCCGCGCGGTGTTCTCCGGCGGCGCCCCGGTTCCCGACGCAGTCATCACCGGCTTGCGTGAAGTCCTCCCGGCCACCGCCGCGGTCCACGCCGGTTACGGGGCAACCGAGGCGATCCCGATGTCGTCGATCGAGTCTCGTAAGCTGCTCGAGGGACTGACAGATCAGGCGAGGAGCGGGGCCGGTACCTGCATCGGCCCGCCCGTCGACGGTGTCGAGGTGCGCATCATCGCCGCTGTCGACGATCCACTGCCCCGTTGGAGCCAGGCTGCTGCGCTGGACGAAGGCGTGGGGGAGATCGTCGTTTCCGGGCCCAACGTGAGCACCCGCTACTACTGGCCCCCCGCCGCAAATCTGACCGGGAAGATCCGTGACGGAGACCGAATCTGGCATCGCACCGGAGATCTCGGCCGGATAGACAGCGATGGCCGAATCTGGTTCTGCGGGCGCAAGTCCCAGCGCGTCGAGACAAGCGCAGGCGTCTTGTACACAGTGCAGGTCGAGCAGATATTCAGCACAGTGGACGGTGTCGCTCGCACCGCGCTCGTCGGGGTTGGCCCGCGCCCCCGCCAGCGGCCGGTGCTGTGCGTCGAACTGGCCGCCGGCGCCGATCCTGCGAGGGTGCTGGCCGCAGTGAAGACACGCGCCGCCGAGAACCCCTTGACGGCCGGAATCGATACCGTTCTCATTCATCCGAGCTTCCCGGTCGATATCCGCCACAATGCCAAGATCGGTCGTGAACAGCTCGCCATCTGGGCCGCGACCGAGTTGGATCGACACGCAAAGGTTCCGCGATGA